In Janthinobacterium sp. 67, a genomic segment contains:
- a CDS encoding glycoside hydrolase family 108 protein: protein MATTEHPLIARAIDDVLRAEGGYVNDPHDKGGETNFGITVAVARANGYQGAMRDLPVALARAIYRARYITGPKFDQALSIHAGIGAELIDTGVNMGPRVAAEFLQRWLNGFNDTGARYPVLTVDGHLGAQSLGALAAFLAWRGQEGATVMLRALNGLQAARYLDITEANKTQRRFLFGWLRTRVAP, encoded by the coding sequence ATGGCCACCACCGAGCATCCGCTGATCGCGCGCGCCATCGATGACGTGCTGCGCGCCGAAGGCGGCTATGTGAACGACCCGCACGACAAGGGCGGCGAAACCAACTTTGGCATTACCGTGGCCGTGGCCCGCGCCAACGGCTACCAGGGCGCCATGCGCGACTTGCCCGTGGCGCTGGCGCGCGCCATCTACCGGGCGCGCTACATCACGGGGCCGAAGTTCGACCAGGCGCTGTCCATCCACGCCGGCATCGGCGCGGAGCTGATCGACACGGGCGTCAACATGGGCCCGCGCGTGGCGGCCGAATTCCTGCAGCGCTGGCTGAACGGTTTTAATGATACGGGCGCGCGCTATCCCGTACTCACCGTCGATGGCCACCTGGGCGCGCAGTCGCTGGGCGCACTGGCCGCCTTTCTCGCCTGGCGCGGCCAGGAAGGCGCCACCGTCATGCTGCGCGCCCTGAACGGCTTGCAGGCGGCGCGCTATCTGGATATCACGGAAGCGAACAAGACGCAGCGCCGCTTTCTGTTCGGCTGGCTGCGCACGCGGGTGGCGCCGTGA
- the gpM gene encoding phage terminase small subunit — MGNLSPALRHRARMLAERTAGAAEPQGVTTGSAYELMLYKLSDDRRRLKSIQSVERKIEVKATMLPTYAQWIDGVLAGGKGAQDDVVATLLVWHIDTGEYDRALVIAAYCMEHRFTLPETYSRDIPTMMLDEFAAAYLQGNLGSDPQHAVAVLSAAEAMTAASDAPDQARAKLHKAIGLAMVAVLDKQDATDIAPALLEQAGAAMAQLQRARALSESVGVKKDMERLERRIKRAADSS; from the coding sequence ATGGGCAATCTGTCTCCTGCCCTGCGCCACCGCGCGCGCATGCTGGCCGAGCGCACGGCCGGCGCCGCCGAGCCGCAGGGCGTGACCACCGGCAGCGCGTATGAGCTGATGCTTTATAAATTGTCCGACGACCGGCGCCGCCTGAAATCCATCCAGTCCGTCGAACGCAAGATCGAGGTCAAGGCCACCATGCTGCCGACCTATGCGCAGTGGATCGACGGCGTGCTGGCCGGTGGCAAGGGCGCGCAGGACGACGTCGTGGCCACCCTGCTGGTGTGGCACATCGACACGGGCGAATATGACCGCGCCCTGGTGATTGCCGCCTACTGCATGGAACACCGCTTTACTCTGCCGGAAACCTACAGCCGCGACATTCCGACCATGATGCTCGATGAATTCGCCGCCGCCTACCTGCAGGGCAATCTGGGTAGCGATCCGCAGCATGCCGTGGCCGTGCTGAGCGCCGCCGAAGCCATGACGGCCGCCAGCGACGCGCCCGACCAGGCGCGCGCCAAGCTGCACAAGGCCATCGGCCTGGCCATGGTGGCCGTGCTAGACAAGCAGGACGCGACGGACATCGCCCCGGCCCTGCTGGAACAAGCCGGCGCCGCCATGGCGCAGTTGCAGCGCGCGCGGGCCTTATCCGAGTCCGTCGGCGTCAAGAAAGATATGGAACGGCTGGAGCGGCGCATCAAGCGCGCGGCCGATTCCAGCTAA
- a CDS encoding tail protein X translates to MQVRTQQHDTVDALVWRYLGDGAGYVEQTLEMNPALARHGAVLPAGLLVTLPEPAASTATVADVVQLWD, encoded by the coding sequence ATGCAGGTGCGCACGCAGCAGCACGACACGGTAGACGCGCTCGTGTGGCGCTACCTGGGCGACGGCGCCGGCTATGTCGAGCAGACGCTGGAAATGAATCCGGCCCTGGCGCGCCACGGCGCCGTGCTGCCGGCCGGCCTGCTCGTCACCTTGCCGGAACCTGCCGCCAGCACAGCCACCGTGGCCGACGTTGTGCAGCTATGGGACTGA
- a CDS encoding phage virion morphogenesis protein translates to MSDDLHALEAWAGALLAKLQPAQRRAINHKVAIDLRRSQAQRIKAQQGPDGTAYPARKRRKEFKGKNGRIKRQKAAMFAKIRTAKHLKVKATGDQIEVGFFGWVARVARVHQCGQPESVSKKGPVYKYPERQLLGLSGLDRTLIRESLLSHMK, encoded by the coding sequence ATGAGCGACGACCTGCACGCGCTGGAAGCCTGGGCCGGCGCCCTGCTGGCCAAGCTGCAGCCAGCCCAGCGCCGCGCCATCAATCACAAGGTGGCCATCGACCTGCGCCGCAGCCAGGCGCAGCGCATCAAGGCACAGCAGGGGCCGGATGGCACGGCCTACCCTGCGCGCAAGCGGCGTAAAGAATTCAAAGGCAAGAACGGACGGATCAAGCGGCAGAAGGCGGCGATGTTCGCCAAGATCCGTACCGCCAAACACCTGAAAGTGAAGGCAACCGGCGACCAGATCGAGGTCGGCTTCTTTGGCTGGGTAGCGCGCGTGGCGCGCGTGCACCAGTGTGGCCAGCCCGAGTCCGTTTCAAAAAAAGGACCCGTTTATAAGTATCCAGAGCGCCAACTGCTCGGTTTGAGTGGATTGGATAGGACGTTAATACGAGAATCCTTGCTAAGTCACATGAAATAG
- a CDS encoding baseplate assembly protein: MSTPIDLTQLPAPSVVEVLDFEAILAGRKTHLVSLLPEAERAAVTALLALESEPATKLLEENSYQETILRNRVNDAGKAVMLAFALDGDLDQLGANVNVARLVITPANPNAMPPVTAVMEDNDAYRLRIQEAPDGLSVAGPKASYEFHARSSDGRVKDASATSPAPAHVTVTVLANNATGIADAALLAIVARALNAEEVRPLGDRLVVQAAQVIDYQIEATLFIGVGPEVPILLDAARANAARVSQPRRPLGHSIYRSACSAAVHVEGVRKVVLTSPAADIELDATQAARCIGINLNVVVLDE; encoded by the coding sequence ATGAGCACGCCCATCGACCTGACCCAATTGCCCGCGCCCAGCGTGGTAGAAGTACTCGACTTCGAAGCCATCCTGGCTGGCCGCAAGACGCATCTGGTCAGCCTGCTGCCGGAAGCCGAGCGCGCCGCCGTCACGGCCCTGTTGGCCCTGGAATCGGAACCGGCCACCAAGCTGCTGGAAGAGAACAGCTATCAGGAAACCATCCTGCGTAACCGCGTCAACGATGCCGGCAAGGCCGTCATGCTGGCATTTGCCCTCGACGGCGACCTGGACCAGCTGGGCGCCAACGTCAACGTGGCGCGCCTGGTCATCACGCCGGCCAATCCCAACGCCATGCCGCCCGTGACCGCTGTCATGGAAGACAACGACGCCTACCGTCTGCGCATCCAGGAAGCGCCGGACGGCCTGTCCGTGGCCGGCCCGAAAGCCTCGTATGAATTTCACGCCCGCAGCAGCGATGGCCGCGTCAAGGACGCCAGTGCCACCAGCCCGGCGCCGGCGCACGTCACCGTCACGGTGCTGGCCAACAACGCCACCGGCATTGCCGACGCCGCGCTCTTGGCCATCGTGGCGCGTGCGCTCAACGCCGAGGAAGTGCGCCCCCTGGGCGACCGCCTGGTGGTACAGGCCGCACAGGTCATCGACTACCAGATCGAGGCCACCTTGTTTATCGGCGTCGGCCCGGAAGTGCCGATTCTGCTGGATGCCGCGCGCGCCAACGCCGCGCGCGTGTCGCAGCCGCGCCGCCCGCTGGGTCACAGCATTTATCGTTCCGCCTGCAGCGCCGCCGTGCACGTCGAGGGCGTGCGCAAGGTCGTCTTGACCAGCCCGGCGGCGGATATCGAACTGGACGCCACCCAGGCCGCGCGATGCATCGGCATCAACTTGAACGTGGTGGTGCTCGATGAATAG
- a CDS encoding terminase ATPase subunit family protein, whose protein sequence is MLTIEKTSEQTPDEKIAELAVPESEPRRAARALYWKGWRISSIARHLGIKRSTINSWKARDEWDKAQAIEHVEASAELRLVKLIEKEVKSGSDYKEIDLLARTIVQMARVRRYEQPGGNEVDLNPKLANRNAGPKKKPTRNDFSEEQKIQLLDAFQDSLFDYQKVWYRNGDQRTRAILKSRQIGATWYFAREALADAMATGRNQIFLSASKSQAHVFKQYIVQFAREAAGIELTGDPIVLPNGAHLYFLGTNARTAQGYHGNFYFDEFFWTQNFQELNKVASGMAIHKKWRKTYFSTPSSTTHQAYPFWTGELFNKRRAKVDQVNIDVSHARLSSGFTGEDKIWRQIVTILDAERGGCNLFDIDELRNFEYSPDQFDNLLMCNFIDDSDSVFPLNELQRCMVDSWVEWDDYKPLLGLRPFGNRAVWIGYDPALNGDSAGCVVLAPPMTAGGKFRVLERHQWRGQSFEDHAEAIRQMTQRYNVEYIGIDTTGMGIGVLPIVRGFFPAVTALNYSPEVKTRMVLKAKNIISKGRLEFDAGWIDIAQSFMAIRKTLTPSGRHVTYVAGRSDETGHADLAWACMHALDHEPFEGSTDNHQSIMEIYS, encoded by the coding sequence ATGCTGACAATTGAGAAAACAAGCGAACAAACCCCCGACGAGAAAATCGCCGAATTGGCCGTGCCCGAATCCGAGCCGCGCCGCGCCGCGCGCGCCCTGTACTGGAAGGGCTGGCGCATTTCGTCCATCGCCCGCCACCTCGGAATTAAGCGCAGCACCATCAATAGCTGGAAAGCGCGCGACGAATGGGACAAGGCGCAGGCCATCGAGCACGTCGAGGCGTCGGCCGAGCTGCGCCTGGTCAAGCTGATCGAAAAAGAGGTCAAGAGCGGCAGCGACTACAAGGAAATCGATCTGCTGGCGCGCACCATCGTGCAGATGGCGCGCGTGCGCCGCTATGAGCAGCCGGGCGGCAACGAGGTCGATCTCAACCCCAAGCTGGCGAACCGCAATGCGGGGCCGAAGAAAAAGCCGACGCGCAACGACTTCAGCGAAGAGCAGAAAATCCAGCTGCTCGACGCCTTCCAGGATTCGCTGTTCGATTACCAGAAAGTTTGGTATCGCAACGGCGACCAGCGCACGCGCGCCATCCTCAAGTCCCGCCAAATCGGCGCCACCTGGTACTTCGCCCGCGAAGCGCTGGCCGACGCCATGGCCACGGGCCGCAATCAGATTTTCCTGTCCGCCTCAAAAAGCCAGGCGCACGTCTTCAAGCAATACATCGTGCAATTCGCACGCGAGGCGGCCGGTATCGAGCTGACGGGCGACCCCATCGTGCTGCCGAACGGCGCGCATCTGTACTTCCTGGGCACCAATGCGCGCACGGCACAGGGCTACCACGGCAATTTCTACTTCGATGAATTCTTCTGGACGCAGAACTTCCAGGAACTTAACAAAGTTGCCTCGGGCATGGCCATTCACAAGAAGTGGCGCAAGACCTACTTTTCCACGCCATCCTCGACTACGCACCAGGCCTATCCGTTCTGGACGGGCGAGCTGTTCAACAAGCGCCGCGCCAAGGTCGACCAGGTGAATATCGACGTGAGCCATGCCCGCCTGTCGTCCGGTTTCACGGGCGAGGACAAGATATGGCGCCAGATCGTCACCATTCTCGACGCCGAGCGCGGCGGCTGCAACCTGTTCGACATCGACGAGCTGCGCAACTTCGAATACAGCCCGGACCAGTTCGACAACCTGCTGATGTGCAATTTCATTGACGACTCGGATAGCGTTTTCCCCTTGAACGAGCTGCAGCGCTGCATGGTCGATTCCTGGGTCGAATGGGACGACTACAAGCCACTGCTGGGCCTGCGCCCCTTTGGCAACCGCGCCGTGTGGATCGGCTACGACCCGGCCTTGAACGGCGACAGCGCCGGTTGCGTGGTGCTGGCGCCGCCCATGACGGCCGGCGGCAAGTTCCGCGTGCTCGAGCGCCATCAGTGGCGCGGTCAGAGCTTTGAGGACCACGCCGAAGCCATCCGCCAGATGACGCAGCGCTACAACGTCGAATACATCGGCATCGACACGACCGGCATGGGCATCGGCGTGCTGCCCATCGTGCGCGGTTTCTTCCCGGCCGTCACGGCCCTGAACTATTCGCCGGAAGTCAAAACGCGCATGGTCTTGAAGGCCAAGAACATCATCAGCAAGGGCCGGCTGGAATTTGACGCCGGCTGGATCGACATCGCGCAATCGTTCATGGCGATCCGCAAGACCCTCACGCCCAGCGGGCGGCACGTCACCTATGTGGCGGGGCGCAGCGACGAGACAGGCCACGCCGACCTGGCATGGGCCTGCATGCACGCGCTCGACCACGAACCCTTTGAAGGCAGTACCGACAACCACCAATCCATCATGGAGATTTATTCTTGA
- a CDS encoding phage major capsid protein, P2 family, protein MKKQTRQVYSQYETRLGQLNDTDSVAKTFSVAPSVQQKLETKMQESSEFLSKINIMGVAEQEGEKLGLGVSGPIAGRTNTKDKERETRDLSTLDSTKYRCEQTNFDTHLTYAKLDAWAKFPDFQSRVANAIVIRQALDRIVIGFNGVKIMANTDLAANPLLQDVNKGWLQHLREQAPERVLGLAGAGLPGKVVIGSGADDDYANLDAAVVDAVNLLDPWYQEDTGLVAIVGRKLLSDKYFPLVNTKQAPTETLAADIIISQKRIGGLPAVRVPYFPDNAILITRFDNLSIYFQDGARRRRVEDKPSRDRIENYESSNDAYVIEDLGLAALVEHIELKA, encoded by the coding sequence ATGAAAAAGCAAACCCGCCAGGTGTACAGCCAGTACGAAACCCGCCTGGGCCAACTGAACGACACGGACAGCGTGGCCAAAACCTTCAGCGTGGCGCCCAGCGTGCAGCAAAAACTGGAAACGAAGATGCAGGAATCGAGCGAGTTCCTCTCAAAAATCAACATCATGGGCGTGGCCGAGCAGGAAGGCGAAAAGCTGGGCCTGGGCGTCTCCGGCCCGATTGCCGGCCGCACCAACACCAAAGACAAGGAACGCGAAACGCGCGACTTGTCCACCCTGGACAGCACGAAATACCGCTGCGAGCAAACCAACTTCGACACGCACCTGACGTATGCCAAGCTGGACGCCTGGGCCAAGTTCCCCGATTTTCAATCGCGCGTGGCCAATGCCATCGTGATTCGCCAGGCGCTGGATCGCATCGTCATCGGTTTTAATGGCGTCAAGATCATGGCCAACACCGACCTGGCCGCCAATCCGCTGCTGCAGGACGTGAACAAGGGCTGGCTGCAGCACTTGCGCGAACAGGCGCCCGAGCGCGTGCTGGGCCTGGCCGGCGCCGGCCTGCCGGGCAAGGTCGTCATCGGCAGCGGCGCGGATGACGACTATGCCAATCTGGACGCGGCCGTGGTCGATGCCGTCAACCTGTTGGACCCGTGGTATCAGGAAGACACGGGCCTGGTCGCCATCGTCGGCCGCAAGCTCTTGAGCGACAAATACTTCCCGTTGGTGAACACCAAGCAGGCGCCCACGGAAACCCTGGCGGCCGACATCATCATCAGCCAGAAACGCATCGGCGGCCTGCCGGCGGTACGCGTGCCCTATTTCCCGGACAACGCCATCCTGATTACCCGCTTCGACAATCTGTCGATCTACTTCCAGGACGGCGCGCGCCGCCGCCGCGTGGAAGACAAACCTTCGCGCGACCGCATCGAGAACTACGAGTCGTCCAACGACGCGTATGTCATCGAAGACCTGGGCCTGGCCGCGCTGGTCGAGCACATCGAGCTGAAAGCCTAA
- a CDS encoding phage portal protein, translated as MSKARHQRACARSAPGADTAAAPAPAAAGIQAFSFGDPTPVLEHADILDCFECWKNGHWYEPPVNLAGLAKSFNAGVHHSSAIHFKANVLASTLMPSKYLSRDAFKRLALDFLTFGNCYLEDRPSRSGRPLSFAHALAKYMRRGIDWDTYFFVTNHGTAHQFETGRVFHLMEPDVNQELYGVPQYLSALQSAWLNEAATLFRRKYYKNGSHAGFVFYMTDAAANTQDVDNLRQAMRDSKGPGNFRNLFMYAPNGKKDGIQILPVSDVAAKDEFFSIKSVTRDDQLAAHRVPPQLMGILPNNAGGFGAVEPAARVFARNELVPLQSQFMAINEWAGVEVVKFAPYDLGLGKETAQ; from the coding sequence TTGAGCAAAGCACGACATCAGCGCGCCTGCGCGCGCTCTGCACCTGGCGCAGATACGGCCGCAGCCCCGGCGCCCGCCGCCGCCGGCATCCAGGCGTTTTCCTTCGGCGACCCGACGCCCGTGCTCGAGCACGCCGACATTCTCGACTGCTTCGAATGCTGGAAGAACGGCCACTGGTATGAGCCGCCCGTCAACCTGGCGGGCCTGGCCAAGTCCTTCAATGCCGGCGTGCACCACAGCAGCGCGATCCACTTCAAGGCCAACGTGCTGGCGTCCACCCTGATGCCCAGCAAGTATTTGTCGCGCGACGCCTTCAAGCGCCTGGCGCTCGACTTCCTGACGTTCGGCAACTGCTACCTGGAAGACCGTCCCAGCCGCAGCGGGCGCCCTTTGAGCTTCGCGCACGCGCTGGCCAAGTACATGCGCCGCGGCATCGACTGGGACACGTATTTTTTCGTGACCAATCACGGCACGGCGCACCAGTTCGAAACGGGCCGCGTGTTCCATTTGATGGAACCGGACGTGAATCAGGAGCTGTACGGCGTGCCGCAGTACCTGAGCGCGCTGCAATCGGCCTGGCTCAACGAGGCGGCCACACTGTTCCGCCGCAAATACTACAAGAACGGCTCGCATGCCGGCTTCGTGTTTTACATGACGGATGCCGCGGCGAACACGCAGGACGTGGACAACCTGCGCCAGGCCATGCGCGACAGCAAGGGGCCGGGCAACTTCCGCAACCTGTTCATGTACGCACCGAACGGCAAGAAGGATGGCATCCAGATTCTGCCTGTGTCGGACGTGGCCGCCAAGGACGAGTTTTTCAGCATCAAGAGCGTGACACGCGACGACCAGCTGGCCGCGCATCGCGTGCCGCCGCAGCTGATGGGCATCCTGCCAAACAATGCCGGCGGCTTCGGCGCCGTGGAACCCGCCGCGCGCGTCTTCGCCCGCAACGAGCTGGTGCCGCTGCAGTCACAGTTCATGGCGATCAACGAGTGGGCCGGCGTGGAAGTGGTGAAGTTCGCCCCGTATGACTTGGGCCTGGGCAAGGAGACTGCGCAATGA
- a CDS encoding GPO family capsid scaffolding protein, producing the protein MSKPSTKPSKFFRVATEGATTDGRNIDRATIEQIAATYNPKTYGARIWLEHIRGILPDSQFKAYGDVIAVKAEEVDTDSGKKLALFAQIEPTPELVAINKAKQKLYTSLEIQPDFADTAQPYLVGLGVTDSPASLGTDALKFSANRKQHSTNLFSTCVEVELTFDEPAGVKLADAVKNLLSRFSNKSGSDAAQFADISEAVQALAGHVVTANDNYASALTRLDKAETALTATQADLDAFKAQMDAAPGNAPRRPSATGNDGAVQTEF; encoded by the coding sequence ATGTCCAAACCATCGACAAAGCCATCTAAGTTTTTCCGCGTCGCCACCGAAGGCGCCACCACGGACGGCCGCAACATCGACCGCGCCACCATCGAGCAGATCGCCGCCACCTACAACCCGAAAACCTACGGCGCGCGCATCTGGCTCGAGCACATTCGCGGCATCCTGCCCGACAGCCAGTTCAAAGCCTACGGCGACGTAATCGCTGTGAAAGCCGAGGAAGTGGACACGGACAGCGGCAAGAAACTGGCCCTGTTCGCGCAGATCGAACCCACGCCGGAACTGGTCGCCATCAACAAGGCAAAACAAAAGCTGTACACCAGCCTGGAAATCCAGCCGGACTTTGCCGACACGGCGCAGCCCTATCTGGTCGGCCTGGGCGTCACCGACAGCCCGGCCAGCCTGGGCACCGATGCCCTGAAATTCTCGGCCAACCGCAAGCAGCACAGCACCAACCTGTTTAGCACTTGCGTCGAAGTCGAACTGACATTCGATGAACCGGCTGGCGTGAAACTGGCTGATGCCGTCAAAAACCTGCTGTCGCGTTTTTCCAATAAATCCGGCAGCGACGCCGCGCAGTTCGCCGACATCAGCGAAGCCGTGCAAGCGCTGGCCGGCCACGTCGTCACGGCGAATGACAACTACGCCAGCGCCCTGACGCGCCTGGACAAAGCGGAAACGGCCTTGACAGCCACGCAGGCCGACCTGGACGCCTTCAAGGCGCAGATGGACGCGGCGCCCGGCAACGCGCCGCGCCGCCCGTCCGCCACCGGCAACGACGGCGCCGTGCAGACCGAGTTTTAA
- a CDS encoding phage baseplate assembly protein V, whose translation MNTDLSDLLRFLQNLIRLGTIAEVKGAKARVRLGPNLTTEWLKWATPRAGSTRTWSAPTVGEQVIVFSPGGDLTRGIIVPALYSQEFDAPETSDTIHTTHYPDGAVVQYDHAAHALTATLPGGTATITADKVTSNAPSTICTGDLTVMKNLIVKQSTTVEGATTLNGGVNARAGAAGGVAMAVQGSIKATDDVLAGAISLAKHPHGGVKAGGDQSGGPQA comes from the coding sequence ATGAACACCGACCTGTCCGACCTCCTCCGCTTCTTGCAAAACCTGATCCGCCTGGGCACCATCGCCGAGGTCAAAGGGGCCAAGGCGCGTGTCCGGCTCGGCCCTAACCTCACCACCGAATGGCTGAAATGGGCCACCCCACGCGCCGGCAGCACGCGCACCTGGTCGGCGCCGACTGTCGGCGAACAGGTGATCGTCTTTTCCCCTGGCGGCGACCTGACGCGCGGCATCATCGTGCCCGCGCTGTATTCCCAGGAATTTGACGCACCAGAAACCAGCGATACCATCCACACCACGCATTACCCTGACGGCGCCGTGGTGCAGTACGACCATGCGGCCCATGCCCTGACGGCCACCCTGCCCGGCGGCACCGCTACCATCACCGCCGACAAGGTGACGTCGAACGCACCCAGCACCATTTGCACGGGCGACCTGACCGTCATGAAAAACCTGATCGTCAAGCAGTCCACCACCGTGGAAGGCGCCACTACCCTGAACGGCGGCGTGAATGCCAGGGCCGGCGCCGCTGGCGGCGTGGCCATGGCCGTGCAAGGTTCCATCAAGGCGACCGACGACGTGCTGGCCGGTGCCATCAGCCTGGCCAAGCATCCGCACGGTGGCGTCAAGGCCGGCGGCGACCAGTCGGGCGGGCCACAAGCATGA
- a CDS encoding GPW/gp25 family protein codes for MMGMHAATGRSLTGLDHLRQSVADILTTPMGSRIRRRRYGSEVPELIDQPLNSATQLRIYAATAFALRRWEPRLQLASVQLTRDTDGAITLLLDGTANGQGITLAVPVKQGGSI; via the coding sequence ATGATGGGCATGCACGCCGCCACCGGGCGCAGCCTGACGGGCCTGGATCACCTGCGCCAGTCCGTGGCCGACATTCTCACCACGCCCATGGGTTCGCGCATCCGGCGCCGCCGCTATGGCTCCGAAGTGCCAGAGCTGATCGACCAGCCCCTGAACAGCGCCACGCAGTTGCGCATCTACGCGGCCACCGCCTTTGCCCTGCGCCGCTGGGAGCCGCGTTTGCAGCTCGCCAGCGTGCAGCTCACGCGCGACACGGACGGCGCCATCACCCTGCTGCTCGATGGCACGGCGAATGGCCAGGGCATCACCCTGGCCGTGCCCGTCAAGCAAGGCGGCAGCATATGA
- a CDS encoding lysis system i-spanin subunit Rz — protein MIAAPPWRALAVGLLAGAVLGWTVQGWRKDADLANLRRTAATAQETAATALVQATGRVLQVERAAAGQLTARTDQLTEDNHHAQTDRNRFMADVRSGAIRLSIPITGLCPGTGPGPADSAPADGDRHQARAELGGAAAAALDAIASDGDAATRQLNACIDAYNLVRDSYHVQTE, from the coding sequence GTGATCGCGGCGCCGCCCTGGCGCGCGCTGGCCGTGGGCCTGCTGGCGGGCGCCGTGCTGGGCTGGACGGTGCAGGGCTGGCGCAAGGACGCCGACCTGGCCAACTTGCGCCGCACCGCGGCCACCGCCCAGGAAACGGCCGCTACCGCACTGGTCCAGGCCACCGGCCGCGTGCTGCAAGTGGAACGCGCGGCCGCCGGCCAGCTCACCGCGCGCACCGATCAACTCACCGAGGACAACCACCATGCACAAACTGACCGCAACCGCTTTATGGCTGACGTGCGCAGCGGCGCTATCCGCCTGTCAATCCCCATCACTGGCCTGTGCCCCGGCACTGGCCCCGGCCCCGCAGATTCCGCCCCTGCCGACGGCGATCGCCACCAAGCGCGTGCCGAACTTGGCGGCGCGGCTGCGGCAGCTCTTGACGCCATCGCCAGCGACGGCGACGCCGCCACCCGGCAACTGAACGCCTGCATCGATGCCTACAACCTAGTACGGGACAGCTACCATGTACAAACCGAATAG
- a CDS encoding head completion/stabilization protein has translation MSFIALPPRAPDAASTPPAPSPTPGIVENDGWFPDILLTEMRDAMRLDGTVTDARLVQAVVDAILQVNRELAAWQGQHAAAGIAALTDVPAARINRESRLLAQYRRAVYSTAKADLIERYRDYDTTASSASDKKSMEWLDEAPGAQRRNAQWAIADMVGRTHLTVELI, from the coding sequence ATGTCCTTTATCGCCCTTCCTCCCCGTGCTCCAGATGCCGCCAGCACGCCGCCGGCGCCCAGCCCCACGCCCGGCATCGTGGAAAACGATGGCTGGTTTCCCGACATTTTGCTTACCGAAATGCGCGACGCCATGCGCCTGGACGGCACCGTCACCGACGCGCGCCTGGTGCAAGCCGTGGTCGATGCCATTTTGCAGGTCAACCGCGAGCTGGCAGCCTGGCAGGGCCAGCATGCGGCCGCCGGCATCGCTGCACTGACGGACGTGCCTGCCGCACGCATCAACCGCGAAAGCCGCTTGCTGGCGCAGTACCGGCGCGCCGTCTACAGCACGGCGAAAGCCGACTTGATCGAGCGTTACCGCGATTACGACACCACGGCGTCGTCGGCCAGCGACAAGAAAAGCATGGAATGGCTGGACGAAGCGCCCGGCGCGCAGCGCAGAAATGCGCAATGGGCCATCGCCGATATGGTCGGGCGCACGCATTTGACGGTGGAGCTGATTTGA
- a CDS encoding phage tail protein, giving the protein MYKPNSLRQHLAAAIPELQRDPDRLVVFVDEGNVVATATASLSFEYRFKLNLIVTDYAGDADAIMVATIAWLKVHQTELMANEEQRKRGISFEVDFNNHETVDISIKLDLTERVIVKRGEGGRHDIKHAAEPQGTPGYADEFWTLYDGGTLLAEWQVPQATS; this is encoded by the coding sequence ATGTACAAACCGAATAGCCTGCGCCAGCACCTGGCCGCCGCCATCCCCGAGCTGCAGCGCGATCCTGATCGCCTCGTCGTCTTCGTCGACGAAGGCAACGTGGTGGCCACCGCCACCGCCTCCCTCTCCTTCGAATACCGTTTTAAATTGAACCTGATCGTGACCGACTACGCGGGCGACGCCGACGCCATCATGGTAGCCACGATCGCGTGGCTGAAAGTCCACCAGACGGAACTGATGGCCAACGAGGAACAGCGCAAGCGCGGCATCAGCTTTGAAGTGGATTTTAATAACCATGAAACCGTTGATATCTCGATCAAGCTGGATTTGACCGAGCGCGTCATCGTCAAGCGCGGCGAAGGTGGCCGCCATGACATCAAGCATGCGGCCGAACCGCAAGGCACGCCCGGCTATGCAGACGAGTTCTGGACGCTGTACGACGGCGGCACCCTGCTGGCAGAATGGCAAGTGCCGCAGGCGACATCATGA